CTCGGTCGTCGGCCTCGGATTCGCTCTCGTACAGTTCTGATCGACCACGGCGCCGGGCGGCAGTCGAACGTCGAAAACGAGAGGCGCCGGTCTCCGTTGAGAGCGGGCCGACTCTTTAAGTACGCCGTCACCGTATCGACAACTAATGAGCGAAGCCGACAGCGACGAGATGGACGTTCGGCGTGCGGTCGTGTTGGACTACCTCGCACACGGACTGTCGGACGACGGCCGTCCGCAGTACGAGAAGTCACCGGCAGGGTACGCGCTGGGGGTCGAGGACTTCCGACTCTATCAGGTTGCGTTCGACGAGGACGAACGGCTGACGATCGGCAGCGAGGTCGTGGTCGAACCGCCCGAGGAGCGCGACGTCGTCACCGAGGCCCACCGCGTCGAGTACGCGGACCTCTCCTCGGGTGCCCAGTCGGAACTGGAGTACGTCGTCGCCGACCTCGTCGAGGAGAACGAGGAGCGGTTCGTCGACTTCTACAACGACGCCCAGCCGATCACGCTGCGACTCCACCAGTTGAACCTCCTGCCGGGAATCGGGAAGAAGCTCCGGAACAGCATCCTCGACGAGCGCAAGCGCAAGCGCTTCGAGAACTTCGAGGACCTCACCGATCGGGTCTCGGGGCTGCACGATCCCGACGAGATCCTCGTCGAACGCATCCTGGAGGAACTGCGCGACGACGATCTGAAGTACCAGACGTTCGTCGGGCGGCGCGAACAGACGCAATAAGAAGGGGGCGCCAGCCAACGGTTCTGCTAATCGTCTCTCGGACCGGTAGTGAACGACGGTACAGTTCATGAACCGACGACACAGTATAGCCCCGATAGCAGCAATCATTTTGATAGATACTCGGCCGGCGTCGCAGACGATCGCACCGCCGACGTCGAAGACGGTGCGTTTACACCCGTTCCGTCCCAAGCGCCGGCAATGAGAGATCCAGACGGACTGATCGCCCGGGCGGGCGTGCGCGGCGATCCCGACCGCGATCAGCACTTCCTCGTCGACGATCGCGTCCTCGATCGACTGCCGACCTATCTCGAGGCGATCGACGCCGACGCGAGCCACGTCCTCGAGATCGGCGGCGGGACTGGCGCGCTGACCGATCGGCTGCTCGCGGTCGCCGACGAGGTCACCGTCGTCGAGCGCGATCGTGATCTCGCGGCCTTCCTGCGGGAAGAGTTCGCCGACGCGATCGACGCGGGACGGCTGACGGTGATCGAGGGCGACGCCCTCGAGGTCGACCTCCCCGCGTTCACCGCGTCGGTGTCGAACCTGCCCTACGGCGTCTCGAGCGAGATTACCTTTCGACTGCTCCCCGAAGGGCGGCCGCTCGTCCTGATGTTCCAGCGAGAGTTCGCCGAGCGGATGGTCGCCGATCCCGGAACCGCCGAGTACGGGCGGCTCTCGGTCTCGACGCAGCACTACGCGGCACCGGAACTCGTCGAGACGGTGCCGAAGGAGGCGTTCTCGCCGCCGCCGGCGGTCGAGAGCGCGGTGGTCAGACTGATCCCGCGCGACCCGGACTACGAGATCGGCGACGAGGAGTTCTTCCTGCGGTTCGTCAAGGCGCTGTTCACCCAGCGCCGGAAGACGGTCCGGAACGGCATCCGGAACACGGCCCACATCACGGGACTCGACGATCCCGACGCGGTCGTCGACGCGGCGGACGACGAACTGCTGCAGAAACGACCGGACGCGATGGCTCCCGCCGAGTTCGCGGCGCTGGCCACGCTGGCGATCGAGGTCGGTGAGCCGACGGCGTGATCGCACCTGTCAACTGATCGACCCCGACCGGCCCTGACCGACGGATACTCAAAGCTGCACGAACGAATCGATCGACAGATCACACAGATTCATGACCGTCGTCCTGACGGGGCTCGACTGGCTGTCGGAGACCATCGATTCGCAACCCCTCCGGCTCGCGGTGACCTTCGCGGCCGTCGGGTTCCTGGTAGCCGTGTTGCTCTTTTCCCGCTGGCTGCAGGCGTGGCTCAACGAGCGCACGCGGCCGCTGTACAGCGACATCGTCACGATGGCCGTGCTCACCGCGGGCTGCGTCGTGAGTCTCGGCGTCGTCGTCGGCGTCTGGGGCCAGACCGAGACCCTGCAGACCACCTACCAGAACTACGGGCTCGACAGCAACGCGATCGCCCGGTCGATCGTCACGTTCATCCTCCTCGTCGCGACGTTCATCGTCACGCGGTTCGTCCGGCGCGTGATCGCGGAGATCCTCGGCTCGGCCGCGGCGGTGACCGACCACCAGCGCGAGGTCACGCACCGCCTCTCGCAGGTGATCATCTGGTCGGTGGCGCTCGTCGTAATCCTCGGAGTCTGGGTCGACGACCTCGGCGGACTGCTGGTCGGGGCCGGCTTCCTCGGGATCGTCGTCGGTATGGCCGCGCGCCAGACGCTCGGGACGATGCTCGCCGGCTTCGTCCTGATGTTCGCCCGGCCGTTCGAGATCGGCGACTGGATCGAGATCGAGGACGAGGAGGGGATCGTCACCGACATTTCGATCGTCAACACCCGCCTCAAGTCCTTCGACGGCGAGTACATCATGATCCCCAACGACGTCATCGCCTCGAGTACGGTGACGAACCGATCGAAACGGGGACGGCTCCGCATCGAAGTCGAGGTCGGCGTCGACTACGGGACGGACGTCGATCGGGCCGCAGCGCTCGCCGAGGACGCGGTCGGGGACATCGATCTGGTTCTCGACGCACCGTCGCCGGGGGTCGTCGCCAAGACGTTCGGCGACTCGGCGGTGGTGCTCGGGGTCCGGTTCTGGATCGACAGGCCGAGTGCACGCCGCCACTGGCGGGCACGGACCGCCGCGATCAACGCGATCAAGCGGGCCTTCGAGGACGAGGGGGTGAAGATCCCCTATCCGCAGCGCGAACTCTCCGGCCGCGCCGAAACCGGCGGGTTCCGGATCGCGGACGGCCCGGAGGATGCGATCGACGCCCGGGAAGCCGCATCGGAAGGCAACGGCACCGCGTCCAGGACGGACGGCGACGGCCCCGAATCCGAGAGCCGCCAGATGGCACCATCGGGGGGTGAGTAGATGGATCTCCAGGACCGGCGAGGGCTCGAACGCGACGTGTACCAGCCCGCCGAGGACTCGGCGCTGCTGGCCGAGACCGCCTCCGAACGGCTCGACGACGACGCGCTCGTGCTGGAGGTCGGCACCGGATCGGGCTACGTCGCGAGCCGGATCGCCGAGGAAACCGGCGCCCGCGTGATCGCCTCGGACCTGAACCCACGCGCCGTCCGGCAGGCCCGCGGCGAGGGCGTCGAGACGGTCCGGGCGGACCTCGTCGAACCCTTCGCGGCCGAGTCGTTCGACGCGGTGGCGTTCAACCCGCCCTACCTGCCGACGGATCCCGACAACGAGTGGGACGACTGGATGGAACGCGCCCTCTCGGGGGGCGAAGACGGCCGGGCCGTCATCGATCCGTTCCTCGCGACCGTCGGCCGCGTGCTGGCACCCGACGGCGTCGTCTACCTGCTCGTCAGCAGCCTCACCGGCGTCGACGACGTGGTCGAGCGCGCGGGCGAGGAGGGGTTCAGCGCCGTCGCCGTCGCCGACGAGTCGTTCCCGTTCGAGACGCTGACGGTGCTCGAATTGCTGCGCTGACCCGGGTCCGAAGATATTTGTCGGTTCGCTCGGAACGTCGGGAATATGTCTCCGTCACGACGCGCCCTCCTGACGAGCGTCGGTGCCGCGAGCGCGACGATCGCGGGGTGTTCGGAACTCTCGCGAGAGGTAACGACGCCCGATCCCGACGAGCCGCCGGAGTCGGGCGTCGACGAACTTCCGGACCCGGACGGCCACGTATACGGCGCGAACGGCGAGTGGTCGACGTTCGGCTGTAACGCCGCCCACACCCGGGCGGTCGCCGACGGCGAAGCGCCGGTCGACGGAGTGACCGAGCGCTGGCGGGTAGAAGTCGCACATTCTGCCTATCAGGAACCCGTCGTCGCGGACGATCGCGTCTACTTCCTCGACGTGGACACGCTCCGGGTCTTCGACGCTGACGACGGCGAGGAACGCTGGACGATCGCCAGCGTCGATTCCCCGCCGCTGCTCTGGGACGGCGTCGCCTACGTTTCCATCGGCGACGCGGTTCGCGCGATCGATTCCGAGAGCGGCGAGACGCTGTGGGAGCGCACGTTCGAGACGCCGGGCCGGGTGGCGACACCGGCCACGTACGACGGGTCTGCGCTGATCTGTGGGGTGGGCGAGCAAGTCGTCTCGCTCGATCCCGAGAACGGCGACGTCCAGTGGCGACGGGACGTCTTCGGACAGGTGATCGATCACGCCGCGATCGTTATGGGATACTCCTGGATCGTCGCCACGGAGGCCGGGATGGTCTACGCCCTCGGCGACGACGGCCGCGGCAGGAGGCGGTGGCAACTTCCCGCGGAGCCGATGTCTCCCCCGACCGTCGACAGCGACACGGTCTACGTCAACTGTTGGAACGGAAGTACGTACGCGCTGGCGATGGGCGCGGATGCGGACACCGCGGATGGCATCCAGTGGTCGATCGAGACCGGCTCGGCACAACGCGGGATCGCCCTCGCCGACGGCGTCGTCTTCGTCAACGGCCGATCGCTCCAGGCCATCAGTTCGGGGTCCGGAACCCGATACTGGGAGTACGAGATCGGCGACTGGCAGCACACCGCGCCGGCGTTCGGTCGCGACACCCTGTTCGTCGGCGGCGATCGGCTCCGGGCTCTCGATCCGACGCCCGGCGACGGTCCGGATGGCGGGCCGGCACTCCGATTCGATCGGGAATTCGCCGGTCGGGTCGGGCCCGGGCCGGTCCTGGACGACGGGACGCTGTACCTCGTCGCGGAGGTCGACGACGAGACGTACGCGCTACTGGCGCTCGATTGACATTCCCGCCTCAGGACGGAGCGTTCTCCTCGCACTTCCGTACGAGACCGTCGGTCGGCGTACCGCGTGCACTACTACCGGAACCGCCGCCACCGTCCTGAAGGAATTACTACTGCGTATTAGACGGGATGGAAAATATTAAGCGTCGGTATAGCCTAGCCCGCCTCACGAATGACTGATTACGTCTCGACCACGCCGGGGCTCTATCCACTCCCGGACTGGGCGAAAGACGACCTCTCGAACCTCAAGGGTCACCAGAAACACGATCTCGTCAGCGGCGACGAGGGCGAGGAGATCACCGCGACCTACGAGGCGGCCCGCGAGGAAGTGATCGACGTACAGCAGGAGGCGGGGCTCGATCGGATCGTCGAAGGGCAACTCCGCTGGGACGACATGCTCGCCCATCCGCTGGCCGTCCACGACGCCGTCGAAACGCGCGGAATCGTCCGCTACTACGACAACAACAACTTCTACCGGGAACCCGTCGTTCGGGGCGACCTCGGCTTCTCCGGTGACGTCGCCGGTGAACTCGAGTCGGCGGCGGAACTGGCCGACGGCGACGACCTGCAGGCCGTCCTCCCCGGCCCGTACTCGCTGGCCGATCTCGCCACCGACGAACACTACGGCGACGAGGCCGCGTTCCTCGACGCGATCGCCGACTTCCTCGCGGGAGAGGTCGACGCCTTCCCCGCCCACGAGACGCTGTTCCTGCTCGAACCCTCGCTCGTCGAGTCGGCCCCCGAGGACGGCGTCGACGGGGCGGCTGCTGCCGCCGGACCAGAGCGCGCCAGCGAGGCGATCGATCGGGTCGCGGGCGCGACCGACGCCGACGTCGTCGTCCAGCCCTACTGGGGTGCACTCGAGGAAAAGGTCTACGCGCACCTGCTCGACGCCGATATCGACGCGGTCGGCTTCGACTTCGTCGCGAACCGGGACGACAACCTCTACAACATCCAGGAGTACGGCGCGACCGACGGCGTCTCGCTGGGGCTCGCCGACGGGCAGAACACGCTCGTCGAGGACCCCGAAGCGATCCGCGACCGGGTCGACTGGGTGTACGATCAGCTTCCCGTCACGGAGTTCGAGACGGTCTACCTGACCACGAACACGGAGACGTTCTACCTACCCTACGGCAAGTTCGAGGAGAAACTCGAGGCGCTCGGAGAAGCCGCGGACCTCGCGGAGGTGAAAGCAGCATGAGCACCAACGAAAACAAAGATCAGTTCCGACAGCCCGATCACGACAACGACCACTTCCTGCTGACGACCGTCGTCGGCTCCTACCCGAAGCCCAAGTGGCTCAACCGGGCGAAAGAGCTCTACGAGGACGAGGAGAGCGACTTCGACGAGGAGGACTGGCAGGAAGCCAAAGACGACGCCGCCCGCCTCATCACGAACGAACACGAACGCGCCGGACTCGACGCCGTCGTCGACGGCGAGATGCGGCGCAACGAGATGGTCGAGTTCTTCGCCCACCGCATCGAGGGCTACGAGTTCAACGGCCCCGTCAAGGTCTGGGGACACAACTACTTCGACAAGCCGAGCGTCGTCAGCGAGGTCGAGTACGACGAAAACTGGCTCGTCGACGAGTACGAGTTTACCGCCAGCACCACCGACCGCCCCGTGAAGGTCCCGATCACGGGCCCCTACACCCTCGCGAGCTGGTCGTTCAACGAGGCCTACGACGAGGACGAGGAACTCGCCTACGACCTCGCCGACCTCGTCAACGAGGAGATCGAGAAGCTCGTCGACGCCGGTGCCCGGTACATCCAGATCGACGAGCCCGCGCTCGCGACCACGCCCGACGACCACGCCATCGTCGGCGAGGCGCTCGAACACATCGTCGCCGACATTCCCGAGGAAGTCCGCATCGGCCTCCACGTCTGTTACGGCGACTACTCTCGCATCTACCCCGAGATGCTCGAGTTCCCGGTCGACGAGTTCGACCTCGAACTCGCCAACGGCGACTACGAGCAACTGGACGTGTTCAAGGACCCCGCGTTCGATAAAGACCTGGCGCTCGGCGTCTGCGACGTCCACGTTGCCGAGGTCGAATCCGTCGAGCAGATGGAAGAAAACATCAAGAAGGGACTGGAAGTCGTCCCGCCGGAACAACTCGTCGTCTCGCCCGACTGCGGCGTGAAGCTGCTCCCGCGCGAGGTCGCCTACGGCAAGATGGAGAACATGGTGCAGGCGGCTCGCAACGTCGAACGGGACCTCGACGAGGGCAATATCGACGTCGAACGCAGTACCGCTGCACCTGCGGACGACTGATCGCGGACGCGACTGCCGATCGCGTTCCCGAAACCATTATCGGGAGTCGATCGAAGGACGCGCCATGAACCGCGAGAACGAGATCCTGGTCGCCGGCGAGGCGCTGATCGACTTCCTTCCCGAGGAACCCGGCCCGATCGCGGCGGTCGAGGGGTTCGATCGCCGACCCGGCGGCGCACCGGCGAACGTCGCCGTGGCGCTCGCTCGGCTGGGGGACGCGCCGCTGTTCTGGACGCGCGTCGGTGACGACCCCTTCGGACGATACCTCCACGAAACGCTCGCGGCGTACGGCCTCCCCGAGCGATTCCTCGAACTCGATCCCGACGCGAAGACCTCGCTCGCGTTCGTCACCCACGACGAGACCGGCGATCGGGAGTTCTCGTTCTACCGGGACGGGACCGCAGACACCCGCCTCGAGCCGGGCCGGATCGACGACGCCGTGCTCGCGGATCTCGAGTGGATCCACGCCGGCGGCGTGGCGCTCTCAGGCGGTCGGTCCCGCGAGGCGACCCTCGACCTGCTCGATCGGGCCGCCGACCGCGACTGTACGGTCTCGTTCGACCCGAACGAGCGGCCGGAGCTGTGGCCGGACGCGGACACCTACCGGACCGTCGTCCGGGAGGCGCTCTCGAACGTGGACGTGCTGAAAGCGACGGCGGGCGAACTCTCGCGGCTCGGCTTCGAGGGCGAGTCCGCCGAGGCGATCGCCCGGGATGCGATGGCGGTCGGGCCGGAGGTCGTGTTCGTCACCCGCGGCGACGCGGGTGCGATCGCCGTCGCCGCGGACGAGACGTCGTGGGACGGGATCGCGCGTCATCCCGGCTACGATCCCGACGTCGTCGACACGACCGGGGCGGGCGACGCCTTCGTCGCCGGCGCGATCGCGGCACTGCGCGAGGGCCGCGATCTGGCCGCGACGCTCTCCTTTGCCAACGCGGTCGGGGCTGCCGCGACGACGGCCGCCGGTGCGATGGCGGCGCTCCCGGATCGGGAGACCGTCGACTCGATCCGCGAGGGATCGATCGCGGAGGAGTAATCGCGAGTGCGCTCGCTGTTCAGTGCTCCTCGTCGAAAATAAAGAACCGCTCGTTGCAGGCGGGACAGACGAGTTTCTCCGTAGGCGTCTTCCCGATCGGCGTCA
The nucleotide sequence above comes from Halosolutus halophilus. Encoded proteins:
- a CDS encoding 16S ribosomal RNA methyltransferase A, whose amino-acid sequence is MRDPDGLIARAGVRGDPDRDQHFLVDDRVLDRLPTYLEAIDADASHVLEIGGGTGALTDRLLAVADEVTVVERDRDLAAFLREEFADAIDAGRLTVIEGDALEVDLPAFTASVSNLPYGVSSEITFRLLPEGRPLVLMFQREFAERMVADPGTAEYGRLSVSTQHYAAPELVETVPKEAFSPPPAVESAVVRLIPRDPDYEIGDEEFFLRFVKALFTQRRKTVRNGIRNTAHITGLDDPDAVVDAADDELLQKRPDAMAPAEFAALATLAIEVGEPTA
- a CDS encoding 5-methyltetrahydropteroyltriglutamate--homocysteine methyltransferase; the encoded protein is MTDYVSTTPGLYPLPDWAKDDLSNLKGHQKHDLVSGDEGEEITATYEAAREEVIDVQQEAGLDRIVEGQLRWDDMLAHPLAVHDAVETRGIVRYYDNNNFYREPVVRGDLGFSGDVAGELESAAELADGDDLQAVLPGPYSLADLATDEHYGDEAAFLDAIADFLAGEVDAFPAHETLFLLEPSLVESAPEDGVDGAAAAAGPERASEAIDRVAGATDADVVVQPYWGALEEKVYAHLLDADIDAVGFDFVANRDDNLYNIQEYGATDGVSLGLADGQNTLVEDPEAIRDRVDWVYDQLPVTEFETVYLTTNTETFYLPYGKFEEKLEALGEAADLAEVKAA
- a CDS encoding carbohydrate kinase family protein, producing the protein MNRENEILVAGEALIDFLPEEPGPIAAVEGFDRRPGGAPANVAVALARLGDAPLFWTRVGDDPFGRYLHETLAAYGLPERFLELDPDAKTSLAFVTHDETGDREFSFYRDGTADTRLEPGRIDDAVLADLEWIHAGGVALSGGRSREATLDLLDRAADRDCTVSFDPNERPELWPDADTYRTVVREALSNVDVLKATAGELSRLGFEGESAEAIARDAMAVGPEVVFVTRGDAGAIAVAADETSWDGIARHPGYDPDVVDTTGAGDAFVAGAIAALREGRDLAATLSFANAVGAAATTAAGAMAALPDRETVDSIREGSIAEE
- a CDS encoding HemK2/MTQ2 family protein methyltransferase → MDLQDRRGLERDVYQPAEDSALLAETASERLDDDALVLEVGTGSGYVASRIAEETGARVIASDLNPRAVRQARGEGVETVRADLVEPFAAESFDAVAFNPPYLPTDPDNEWDDWMERALSGGEDGRAVIDPFLATVGRVLAPDGVVYLLVSSLTGVDDVVERAGEEGFSAVAVADESFPFETLTVLELLR
- a CDS encoding PQQ-binding-like beta-propeller repeat protein, coding for MSPSRRALLTSVGAASATIAGCSELSREVTTPDPDEPPESGVDELPDPDGHVYGANGEWSTFGCNAAHTRAVADGEAPVDGVTERWRVEVAHSAYQEPVVADDRVYFLDVDTLRVFDADDGEERWTIASVDSPPLLWDGVAYVSIGDAVRAIDSESGETLWERTFETPGRVATPATYDGSALICGVGEQVVSLDPENGDVQWRRDVFGQVIDHAAIVMGYSWIVATEAGMVYALGDDGRGRRRWQLPAEPMSPPTVDSDTVYVNCWNGSTYALAMGADADTADGIQWSIETGSAQRGIALADGVVFVNGRSLQAISSGSGTRYWEYEIGDWQHTAPAFGRDTLFVGGDRLRALDPTPGDGPDGGPALRFDREFAGRVGPGPVLDDGTLYLVAEVDDETYALLALD
- a CDS encoding DUF655 domain-containing protein, which codes for MSEADSDEMDVRRAVVLDYLAHGLSDDGRPQYEKSPAGYALGVEDFRLYQVAFDEDERLTIGSEVVVEPPEERDVVTEAHRVEYADLSSGAQSELEYVVADLVEENEERFVDFYNDAQPITLRLHQLNLLPGIGKKLRNSILDERKRKRFENFEDLTDRVSGLHDPDEILVERILEELRDDDLKYQTFVGRREQTQ
- a CDS encoding methionine synthase, encoding MSTNENKDQFRQPDHDNDHFLLTTVVGSYPKPKWLNRAKELYEDEESDFDEEDWQEAKDDAARLITNEHERAGLDAVVDGEMRRNEMVEFFAHRIEGYEFNGPVKVWGHNYFDKPSVVSEVEYDENWLVDEYEFTASTTDRPVKVPITGPYTLASWSFNEAYDEDEELAYDLADLVNEEIEKLVDAGARYIQIDEPALATTPDDHAIVGEALEHIVADIPEEVRIGLHVCYGDYSRIYPEMLEFPVDEFDLELANGDYEQLDVFKDPAFDKDLALGVCDVHVAEVESVEQMEENIKKGLEVVPPEQLVVSPDCGVKLLPREVAYGKMENMVQAARNVERDLDEGNIDVERSTAAPADD
- a CDS encoding mechanosensitive ion channel family protein gives rise to the protein MTVVLTGLDWLSETIDSQPLRLAVTFAAVGFLVAVLLFSRWLQAWLNERTRPLYSDIVTMAVLTAGCVVSLGVVVGVWGQTETLQTTYQNYGLDSNAIARSIVTFILLVATFIVTRFVRRVIAEILGSAAAVTDHQREVTHRLSQVIIWSVALVVILGVWVDDLGGLLVGAGFLGIVVGMAARQTLGTMLAGFVLMFARPFEIGDWIEIEDEEGIVTDISIVNTRLKSFDGEYIMIPNDVIASSTVTNRSKRGRLRIEVEVGVDYGTDVDRAAALAEDAVGDIDLVLDAPSPGVVAKTFGDSAVVLGVRFWIDRPSARRHWRARTAAINAIKRAFEDEGVKIPYPQRELSGRAETGGFRIADGPEDAIDAREAASEGNGTASRTDGDGPESESRQMAPSGGE